Part of the Kangiella geojedonensis genome is shown below.
TGTTGTTAATACTAGGGTGCCACTCGGCATTTAGCGCATCACAGATCTGCTGGGTAAGAAACTCCGGTTTTGAATCGCTTTCTAGGTGACCAAAGGTTATCTTGCCTTGTCCTGCGTAGTGAACGGCTTGCTTGGCTTTGATATAGGCACCGTGGGTGTTACTGGCAAAATAGAGTTGTTGAGGCTGGATATACCTCAAAGCAATTTTCTCATGGCCCATACCGTTTTGGAAAAGTACGACATTAGTACTGTCGGTAATCGCATGTGAGATACTATCTAAAGCAGCTTCGAGCTGATGAGATTTAACACAGACCCAAACTTGCCATAATTCATCACAATCTTGAGCCGCTACAGCAGGGATTTCATGATAGATTTGATGTTCTTGGTGGGTTAGACACCACTCTGAGCTGTATTGAGCATCAGCTTTGACAATAAGCTGGCAATCAATGGAAGCTTCGGTTAGTTTATGGGCTAGTAACTGGCCTATGGCGCCTGCACCAAGAATCGTAATCATTGAATAATAATGTTTAATAAGTTGAGAATTATCTTATAGTGATTTTATCAAGAATAAAACTCCCAGACAGCGTTAGGAACTTCGTCTACTTCCAGCCCGAAGTTTTCCGGATGTTGTTTTTAGGCTTTTCCGCTGGACTACCTTTGCTTTTAGTGTTGGGAACTTTATCCCTGTTATTAAAAGATGCGGGGATTTCACGCAGTGAAATTGGCTTTGCCTCTTGGATCGGACTGGCCTACTCCATTAAGGTGTTCTGGTCACCCATTGTCGACAATTTTAAATTACCGATTCTGAGTAAATTACTTGGCAAGAGGAAAAGCTGGTTACTGTTCGCGCAAATTGGTATCGCGATTGGTTTGTATATGATTTCGCAAACAGACGCGGGTACTGATACTCAGAGATTGGTGATATTTGCATTAATCACTGCGTTCTTGTCGGCAACACAAGACATTGTCATTGATGCGTTTCGAGTAGAGTCTAATGATGACAAAAAACAAGGTGCTGCGGCAGCGACTTACATCATGGGCTACCGAATTGGCATGATCGTTGCAGGAGCTGGAGCCTTAAAGTTAGCGGCAAGTTTTGACTGGGAAGTCAGTTACCAAATCATGGCTATTTGTATGGGGGTGGGTATTTTAGGTGGTCTGTTATCACCAGAGCCGCCGCATAAAAAACAAGTGCTTGGTGAAACAGAATTAGAGAAAGATATTTCTGAAAAAGTTTTAAGGCCACTAGCTAAACGCAAAGCTGGGTTGAAACAGAAAATAGAGTCGCTGACGGCATTTCAGTATTTCGTCAAAGCCATCTTATCGCCTTTTGTAGACTTCTTTCAGCGCTACAAATGGTGGGGACTGGTCATTATCGCCTTTATTTTATCGTTTAGGGTCAGCGATATTGTGCTAGGTGTTATGACCAATGTGTTCTACGACGATATGGGATTCACTAAAG
Proteins encoded:
- a CDS encoding AmpG family muropeptide MFS transporter; this encodes MILSRIKLPDSVRNFVYFQPEVFRMLFLGFSAGLPLLLVLGTLSLLLKDAGISRSEIGFASWIGLAYSIKVFWSPIVDNFKLPILSKLLGKRKSWLLFAQIGIAIGLYMISQTDAGTDTQRLVIFALITAFLSATQDIVIDAFRVESNDDKKQGAAAATYIMGYRIGMIVAGAGALKLAASFDWEVSYQIMAICMGVGILGGLLSPEPPHKKQVLGETELEKDISEKVLRPLAKRKAGLKQKIESLTAFQYFVKAILSPFVDFFQRYKWWGLVIIAFILSFRVSDIVLGVMTNVFYDDMGFTKDEIADYSKIYGVIMTILGAFIGGYVVNKVKILWCLLWGIILVILTNLLFAYMASQPKDVGFLIAVISADNMAGGFSMGVLMAYFATLINQEFTATQFALYTSLMTLTGKILGGYSGVNIDNWGYPMFFTYAASLGIPALLLILALLYREKTLKQQE